The Clostridium sporogenes region TGCTATCTAAATTACCAGTAGGTTCATCTGCAAGCACTATTTTAGGATAGTTTACTAGAGCTCTAGCAATAGAAACTCTTTGCTGTTGCCCACCGGATAGTTCAGAAGGCTTATGATGAGCTCTTTCCTCAAGTCCAACTTTTTTTAGCATTTCAAAGGCCCTATTTTTTCTCTCTTTTTTAGAAATCCCTGAAAAAATAAGAGGCATTTCCACATTTTCTAAAGCTGTAAGTTGAGGGATTAAATTATAGGACTGAAAAACGAAGCCTATATTGCGTCTTCTAAACAATGCTAAATTATTTTCGGAAAGACCATTGATTTTTTCATTTTCTATAAAAATATCACCAGAGGAAGGAGGCATTAAACCACCTAATATATTTAGAAAGGTAGATTTACCAGAACCAGATTCACCGATAATAGCAACAAATTCACCTTTCTCAATTTCTACAGAAACCCCTTTAAGTATATCTACTTTCATTTTACCTATAGTGAAAGCCTTTTTTACATCAGTAGCTTTAATTATACTCAATAAAACACCTCCTTTATACACCAATACTGTATATATACACTATACACAGTATTAGTGTATAACTTTGTAAACAGTTTGTCAACAATTTACTTTATAGTTAATTAAATAAAAATAAACCACTAAGTATAGATAGTACTTTTATCGTATATAATGGTTTATTTTTTAACAATCATTATTTATTAATTTTAGGATCCAAGGCTATGGCAAAAATATCCCCTAATATATTAAAGCTTAAAACTGTAAAAAGTATAAAAAGTCCGGGAAATATAGCTAAGTAGGGTGATGAGGAAATAAAACCTTGAGCATTTTGTAGCATACTTCCCCAAGAGGAATTAGGTGCTCTAACGCCTAAGCCTAGAAAACTAAGGGAGGATTCTGTAAGAATAGCAGAGGCAATGTTTATAGTGGAGGCCACCATTACAGAGGGGATAACATTTGGAATTATATGTTTAAAAATAATTTTTTTATTAGGAGCACCTAAAGCCTTTGAACATAGAACGTACTCTCTTTCTTTTAATGAAAGTGTTTGAGCTCTAACTATTCTAGCTATGTCCATCCAACCGAATAATCCAATAATAATAATTATATTCTCTATGCCAGGTTCTAAGTAGGCATTAATTATAAGTATGAGAAAAAAGGTTGGGATACACATTAATATATCTATGGTTCTCATTATTATATTATCTATTTTGCCACCTATATAACCGCTAAAGGTTCCTACAATAGTTCCGAGAGTTGTGGATATGATCATAGATATAAAACCTACCATTAAAGAAGCTCTTCCACCATATAAAGAGCGAGTAAAATAATCTCTACCCATTTCATCTGTGCCAAATAAATGTTTTAAACTAGGATTAGCTAATTTGTTAGATAAATCTATTTTGTTAGGGTCATAAGGGGATAAAAAAGAAAAGGTTGAGGAAAGAACTAATATTAAAATTATACATAAAGATATATACCCTAATTTATTTTCTCTAAATTGTATTTTGAAATTTATTTTAAGTCTTTCATTTAAAAACAAATTTATCACCTACCTAATTCTTTAATTCTAGGATCTACTAAACTATAGCATATATCTGCTAAAAGGTTGCCTATTATAAGCAGAATGGAAGTTAGCATGGTTATAGCCATAATAAGAGGATAATCAAAGCCAAATATAGCTTTTATACCTAATCTACCCATACCAGGCCAGCCAAAAATAGTTTCAGTTATAAAAGCACCAGCTACTAAATTAGGTAAGGACATTCCTAATATAGTTATAATAGGTAAAATAGCATTTTTTAAAACATGTTTATATAATATGCTTTTTTTAGATAGCCCTTTAGAGTAGGCAATCATAACGTAATCTTCAGATAGTTCAGAAATTACATTGGATCTTATATATCTAGTAATAACG contains the following coding sequences:
- a CDS encoding ABC transporter ATP-binding protein, with amino-acid sequence MSIIKATDVKKAFTIGKMKVDILKGVSVEIEKGEFVAIIGESGSGKSTFLNILGGLMPPSSGDIFIENEKINGLSENNLALFRRRNIGFVFQSYNLIPQLTALENVEMPLIFSGISKKERKNRAFEMLKKVGLEERAHHKPSELSGGQQQRVSIARALVNYPKIVLADEPTGNLDSKNSIEILNILKELNETTGQTFVIVTHSSQVCDYANKIIKVVDGKVFNN
- a CDS encoding ABC transporter permease, with the translated sequence MFLNERLKINFKIQFRENKLGYISLCIILILVLSSTFSFLSPYDPNKIDLSNKLANPSLKHLFGTDEMGRDYFTRSLYGGRASLMVGFISMIISTTLGTIVGTFSGYIGGKIDNIIMRTIDILMCIPTFFLILIINAYLEPGIENIIIIIGLFGWMDIARIVRAQTLSLKEREYVLCSKALGAPNKKIIFKHIIPNVIPSVMVASTINIASAILTESSLSFLGLGVRAPNSSWGSMLQNAQGFISSSPYLAIFPGLFILFTVLSFNILGDIFAIALDPKINK